From Butyricimonas paravirosa, one genomic window encodes:
- a CDS encoding ABC transporter ATP-binding protein: MEEPIVKVEHLSHRYSIQWAVRDISFEIPRRGIYGLLGSNGAGKSTTMNIISGVIKQTEGQVFIKGIDARKRPVDAKRHIGFLPQKPPLYGDLTVEEYLIHCARLRWVADKDIIPAVDEVLAKCGITHFRKRLIKNLSGGYQQRVGIAQAIVHKPDLVIFDEPTNGLDPNQIMEIRHLIRDIAKDRTVILSTHILTEVQAVCDHILMIEEGKLVFMGTVDEFDNYIIPNSLYVSMIDPPVADELAKIEGVLGVEELGNRNFRIRFTEAQEVIDQIVKLSAANDWRLSEVRVEKSSLDNIFAELSKKAH; the protein is encoded by the coding sequence ATGGAAGAGCCAATTGTAAAAGTCGAACATTTGTCACATCGTTACAGCATTCAATGGGCCGTAAGAGACATTAGTTTCGAGATTCCCCGGAGGGGAATATACGGGTTGCTAGGGTCTAACGGGGCCGGAAAGTCAACCACGATGAATATTATTAGTGGAGTTATCAAGCAAACCGAAGGGCAGGTTTTTATCAAGGGCATTGATGCCCGTAAGAGACCGGTTGATGCGAAACGTCATATCGGTTTTTTACCGCAGAAACCACCTTTGTATGGTGATTTGACGGTGGAAGAGTATTTGATTCATTGTGCAAGATTGCGTTGGGTAGCTGATAAGGATATTATCCCGGCGGTGGATGAGGTGCTGGCAAAATGTGGTATAACTCATTTCCGTAAACGTTTGATCAAGAATTTATCCGGTGGTTATCAGCAACGGGTTGGTATCGCACAGGCTATCGTTCATAAACCTGATCTGGTTATCTTTGACGAGCCGACAAACGGGTTGGACCCGAACCAGATTATGGAGATCCGTCACTTGATCCGTGATATTGCCAAGGATCGTACAGTGATTCTTTCCACTCATATTTTGACTGAGGTTCAAGCCGTTTGTGATCATATTTTGATGATCGAGGAAGGTAAGCTCGTGTTTATGGGAACGGTGGATGAATTTGATAATTATATTATCCCGAATTCTCTCTATGTTTCAATGATAGATCCCCCCGTTGCCGACGAGTTGGCAAAGATCGAGGGCGTTCTTGGTGTGGAAGAGTTAGGAAACCGGAATTTCCGTATTCGTTTCACAGAAGCACAGGAGGTTATTGACCAGATCGTGAAACTAAGCGCCGCTAACGATTGGCGTTTGTCTGAGGTTCGGGTGGAGAAGAGTTCCCTCGATAATATATTCGCAGAATTATCTAAGAAAGCACATTAA